The Fimbriimonas ginsengisoli Gsoil 348 genome window below encodes:
- a CDS encoding 5-carboxymethyl-2-hydroxymuconate Delta-isomerase, with protein sequence MPHLVLETTADLPENANVPDILEALTEELATYETVASASIKAYHTLRSVWHMGAGAPPGFAHLTVLVLTGRPLELRKRMVAGMMRVLRDHLSESLQANEVAVSVELREMDRDTYLP encoded by the coding sequence ATGCCGCACCTCGTCCTAGAGACCACCGCCGACCTTCCGGAGAACGCAAACGTTCCGGATATCCTGGAGGCGCTTACCGAGGAGCTGGCGACCTATGAAACCGTCGCGAGCGCTTCGATCAAGGCGTACCACACGCTTCGGTCGGTGTGGCACATGGGCGCCGGGGCTCCTCCCGGTTTCGCACATCTCACCGTGCTGGTCCTCACGGGCCGCCCGTTAGAGCTTCGGAAGCGGATGGTGGCGGGAATGATGCGCGTTCTTCGCGACCATCTCTCCGAGTCGCTTCAAGCGAACGAGGTAGCGGTTTCGGTGGAGCTTCGCGAGATGGATCGAGACACCTATCTGCCGTAG
- a CDS encoding M3 family oligoendopeptidase encodes MSTTQEIAPPKVRWDLSALFSGLDDPKIEETWTTAMERADAFAAKYRGKIESADLDAPTLAAAIRDIEALYNEVAKPMGYANLVFSTDSGDPKVGAFMQKQRERGTELSVKTLFFELELQAADGELIDRLLASDELANYRHYVQSTRVYSPYRLSEKEEIILEETANTGSRAWIRLFEELTANHVFKIQMPGEDAKDATEQEVLALLRHENREVRQMAADSLTKGLQEMQRVLVYNFNNLLQDKSVEDRLRKFEYPEQSRHLSNELDRETVDLVVSKCKENYGLVSRFYNVKREILGLPELTHIDRYAPLFPSEGQVGWDRAKEIVLTSFATFSPTLEQRAAEFFDKNWIDAEPRKGKQGGAFCAYNTPDTHPVVFQTYLNKMDDVMTLAHELGHGVHASLSRAQSYLNFHGTLPLAELASTFGEMLVFEKLVADASPKDKIALYADKIEGIFATVFRQAAMFSFEQRSHKARREGGEQTAEQIGEVWQQEIQAMFGDSVKIGDQHRIWWSYVGHFIYAPFYVYAYSFGELLVLSLYQMAKAEGPGFADKYIEVLRLGGSLTPQELMSIVGVDLKSPAFWDGGFAAMEKLVTEFERLWGEYK; translated from the coding sequence ATGAGTACGACGCAGGAAATCGCGCCACCGAAGGTTCGATGGGACCTTTCCGCTCTCTTCTCGGGGTTGGACGATCCGAAGATCGAAGAGACCTGGACAACGGCGATGGAGCGCGCGGACGCGTTCGCCGCGAAGTACCGTGGCAAGATCGAGTCCGCCGACCTCGACGCCCCCACTCTGGCGGCGGCGATTCGCGACATCGAAGCTTTGTACAACGAGGTCGCCAAGCCGATGGGCTACGCCAATCTCGTCTTCTCCACCGATAGCGGCGATCCCAAGGTCGGCGCGTTCATGCAGAAGCAGCGCGAAAGAGGAACCGAGCTCAGCGTGAAGACCCTGTTCTTCGAGCTCGAGCTCCAAGCGGCGGACGGCGAGCTGATCGACCGGTTGCTCGCTTCGGACGAGCTAGCCAACTACCGCCATTACGTGCAATCGACCCGGGTTTACAGTCCTTACCGCCTGAGCGAAAAAGAAGAGATCATCCTGGAAGAGACCGCGAACACCGGCTCGCGCGCTTGGATCCGGCTGTTCGAGGAGCTAACCGCCAATCACGTCTTCAAGATCCAAATGCCGGGGGAGGATGCGAAGGACGCCACCGAGCAAGAGGTGTTGGCTCTCCTTAGGCACGAAAACCGCGAGGTGCGGCAGATGGCCGCCGATAGCCTCACCAAGGGGCTGCAGGAGATGCAGCGGGTGCTCGTCTACAACTTCAACAACCTCCTGCAGGACAAGTCGGTGGAGGACCGCCTCCGCAAGTTCGAATACCCCGAGCAGAGCCGCCACCTTTCGAACGAGCTCGACCGCGAGACGGTGGACCTCGTCGTCAGCAAATGCAAAGAGAACTACGGCCTCGTCTCACGCTTCTACAACGTCAAGCGAGAGATTCTCGGGCTTCCCGAGCTCACCCACATCGATCGCTACGCCCCCCTTTTCCCAAGCGAGGGGCAGGTCGGGTGGGACCGGGCGAAGGAGATCGTCCTCACCTCGTTCGCCACGTTCAGTCCGACGCTGGAGCAGCGAGCGGCCGAGTTCTTCGACAAGAATTGGATCGATGCCGAGCCGCGGAAAGGGAAGCAGGGCGGGGCCTTCTGCGCCTATAACACGCCCGACACCCACCCGGTCGTCTTCCAGACCTATCTGAACAAGATGGACGACGTGATGACGCTCGCCCACGAGTTAGGCCACGGCGTTCACGCTTCGCTCAGCCGCGCCCAGAGCTACCTGAATTTCCACGGCACGCTCCCCCTCGCCGAATTGGCGAGCACTTTTGGCGAGATGCTGGTGTTCGAGAAGTTGGTCGCGGATGCGAGTCCCAAGGACAAGATCGCCCTCTACGCAGACAAAATCGAGGGGATCTTCGCCACGGTGTTCCGCCAAGCCGCGATGTTCTCCTTCGAGCAGCGGTCTCACAAGGCTCGCCGCGAAGGGGGCGAGCAGACCGCCGAGCAGATCGGCGAGGTCTGGCAGCAAGAGATCCAGGCGATGTTCGGCGACTCGGTGAAAATCGGCGACCAACACCGAATCTGGTGGAGCTACGTAGGGCACTTCATCTACGCCCCGTTCTACGTGTACGCCTACTCGTTCGGCGAGCTATTGGTGCTGTCGCTGTATCAGATGGCAAAGGCCGAGGGACCAGGATTCGCGGACAAGTACATCGAGGTGCTCCGCCTCGGAGGATCACTGACTCCGCAGGAGCTGATGTCGATCGTAGGCGTCGACCTCAAGAGCCCCGCCTTCTGGGATGGCGGCTTCGCCGCCATGGAGAAGCTGGTCACCGAGTTCGAGCGGCTCTGGGGCGAATACAAGTAA
- a CDS encoding carotenoid biosynthesis protein, producing MGSDHLALSRWTWGYLGLVAFSLLGSLFSHLTHLDPGVIAPVTAILTLLVGLVAAFGTDRTAFRGVLAIVLLGTVVELVGVRTGFPFGTYAYTSRWWPVIYLPGFGWFPLLVPLAWALIAGASSLVAARLVSSPAPRVLLGGLLAAVLDLVMEPVMTGTLGYWVWQGKGPLPGGAPVANFFGWFGTSVLAGLVLTATGQPSRRPNDPLAVLLGHLGLVVGLGLIG from the coding sequence GTGGGAAGCGATCACCTAGCCCTCTCCCGCTGGACTTGGGGATATCTTGGCCTCGTCGCATTTTCATTGCTCGGTTCCCTCTTCTCGCATCTCACTCACCTGGACCCCGGCGTCATCGCTCCCGTGACCGCGATCCTCACCCTGCTTGTAGGCTTGGTCGCTGCGTTTGGGACCGATCGGACCGCATTCCGCGGAGTTCTCGCCATTGTGTTATTGGGGACGGTCGTTGAGCTGGTCGGCGTTCGAACCGGTTTCCCCTTCGGCACTTACGCATATACGAGCCGATGGTGGCCGGTAATTTATCTCCCTGGATTTGGGTGGTTTCCGCTGCTTGTCCCGCTCGCTTGGGCGCTGATCGCGGGAGCGTCGTCGCTCGTTGCCGCCCGGCTCGTGTCCTCGCCGGCTCCACGTGTTTTGCTGGGCGGCCTGCTCGCGGCGGTTTTAGACTTGGTCATGGAGCCGGTGATGACGGGCACCCTCGGCTATTGGGTTTGGCAGGGAAAGGGCCCCTTGCCTGGGGGTGCTCCGGTTGCCAACTTTTTTGGCTGGTTCGGAACGTCGGTTCTCGCCGGTCTCGTTCTCACGGCCACCGGTCAACCTTCTCGGCGCCCAAACGATCCGCTCGCCGTCCTCCTCGGTCATCTGGGGCTCGTCGTCGGCCTCGGGCTAATCGGTTAG
- the mutS gene encoding DNA mismatch repair protein MutS: protein MTVRTPMLQQYFAAKAEHPGVLLAMRVGDFYEFYGEDAETAAAALEITLTGREDAANGRIPMAGVPFHSVEKYLARLLQKGLKVALCDQLEDPKTAKGLIKRGVTRVMTPGTLVEDSMLSAGQNNFLAAICVQDGRAGLALLDPSTGEFIVTEVLGEAAQDLLVQELARVRPTELLVGPNAEAYGELAQGALGTSVTEQAALGFDRACRKLIEQFRVANLNGFGCEDKPSAVVAASMILAYAEKNHLALGHVDSLATYSVEGFMRLDPATRRSLELTQNMADGGRRFTLLGVLDETVTAMGARLLRRWIEQPLLDTGAIRGRQEAVERFQTQAMVRGDLRDGLRRLSDLERLVSRAAAGLAGPRDLAALRNTLLAMPALAEPLRKVGLGRIQELREQIADHHELAAVLDRALVPDPPHNLREGGVIREGHDLELDKLRDLSRNGKGYIASLERSERERTGLNTLKVGYNSVFGYYLELSKAYSDRVPPEYIRKQTTANAERYITAELKEHESLVLGAEEKAVALESDLFNRLRHRVSEHASSLLQTARALAEIDVLATLSEVAARRGYVRPEIVEEDLLAVESGRHPVVEASTNGFVPNETALGNRSNEDARCLILTGPNMAGKSTYLRQNALIVLLAQIGSFVPAASCRLGLCDRIFARIGAKDELALGQSTFMVEMVESANILNHATERSLVILDEVGRGTSTYDGLAIAWAMIEHLVDIGAKTLFATHYHQLNALADQMPTVANYRVAVEEFGDDIVWTHRVLPGGTDRSYGIHVARMAGVPAAVLKRSAEILAELEDKSEAPRAIPATTQRLQLSLFEFEEPPVMKALQKLDVNQLTPIEALRLLDEWKRKFGR, encoded by the coding sequence GTGACGGTTCGGACGCCGATGCTTCAGCAGTATTTCGCCGCGAAGGCGGAGCACCCGGGGGTGCTGCTGGCGATGCGGGTGGGGGACTTTTACGAGTTCTATGGGGAGGACGCCGAGACCGCGGCGGCGGCGCTGGAGATCACCCTTACCGGGCGGGAGGACGCGGCGAATGGGCGGATCCCGATGGCCGGAGTGCCGTTCCACTCGGTTGAGAAGTACCTCGCCCGGCTTCTGCAGAAAGGGCTCAAGGTGGCGCTGTGCGACCAGCTCGAAGATCCTAAAACCGCTAAGGGACTGATCAAGCGAGGAGTTACGCGGGTCATGACCCCTGGAACCTTGGTCGAGGACTCGATGCTCAGCGCGGGGCAGAACAATTTCCTCGCCGCGATCTGCGTGCAGGACGGCCGAGCCGGACTCGCTTTGCTCGATCCATCGACGGGAGAGTTCATCGTGACCGAGGTTCTTGGGGAGGCAGCCCAAGACCTTCTCGTACAAGAGCTGGCGCGAGTACGGCCGACGGAGCTGCTGGTGGGACCGAATGCCGAAGCGTACGGCGAGCTCGCGCAGGGAGCGCTGGGGACGTCGGTCACGGAGCAGGCTGCCCTCGGATTCGATCGAGCTTGCCGAAAGCTTATCGAGCAGTTTAGGGTGGCAAACCTGAACGGATTTGGATGCGAGGATAAGCCAAGCGCGGTCGTGGCCGCTTCGATGATCCTCGCGTACGCGGAGAAGAACCACCTCGCTCTCGGACACGTGGACTCCCTCGCCACCTATTCGGTGGAAGGATTCATGCGCCTCGATCCGGCGACGCGTCGAAGTTTGGAGCTAACGCAGAATATGGCCGACGGAGGCCGGCGGTTCACCCTGCTCGGCGTTCTGGACGAGACGGTCACCGCAATGGGGGCCCGGCTATTACGGCGCTGGATCGAGCAGCCTCTCTTGGACACCGGTGCCATCCGCGGCCGCCAAGAGGCGGTCGAGCGATTCCAAACCCAGGCGATGGTGCGGGGCGATTTACGAGACGGCCTCCGGCGGTTATCGGACCTGGAGCGTCTCGTTTCTCGCGCCGCCGCGGGGCTGGCGGGACCACGCGACTTGGCCGCGCTCCGGAACACCCTTCTCGCAATGCCCGCACTTGCCGAGCCGCTTCGGAAAGTCGGACTGGGACGGATTCAGGAGTTGCGCGAGCAGATCGCCGACCACCACGAGCTCGCGGCGGTGCTCGATCGGGCGCTGGTACCGGACCCGCCCCACAACCTGCGAGAAGGGGGCGTCATCCGCGAGGGGCACGACTTGGAGCTGGACAAGCTGCGGGATCTCTCTCGAAACGGGAAGGGGTACATCGCCAGTCTGGAGCGATCCGAGCGGGAGAGGACCGGTCTTAACACTCTCAAGGTGGGTTATAACTCGGTTTTTGGATATTACTTGGAGTTATCGAAGGCTTACAGCGATCGAGTGCCCCCCGAGTACATCCGAAAGCAGACCACCGCCAATGCGGAGCGTTACATTACCGCCGAGCTTAAGGAGCACGAATCTCTGGTGCTCGGCGCCGAGGAGAAGGCGGTGGCGCTCGAATCGGACCTCTTCAACCGGCTTCGCCATCGAGTTTCGGAGCACGCTAGCTCGCTTTTGCAAACCGCCCGCGCATTGGCGGAGATCGACGTTTTGGCTACCCTCTCCGAGGTTGCGGCCAGGCGGGGCTACGTTCGGCCCGAGATCGTCGAGGAAGATCTTCTGGCGGTCGAATCTGGTCGTCATCCGGTGGTAGAGGCATCGACGAACGGGTTCGTACCGAACGAAACCGCGCTGGGTAACCGATCCAACGAAGATGCCCGGTGCTTGATCCTCACCGGTCCGAACATGGCGGGCAAGTCGACGTACCTTCGCCAGAACGCCCTCATCGTCCTTCTCGCCCAGATCGGGTCGTTCGTTCCGGCCGCTAGCTGTAGGTTGGGGTTATGCGACCGCATCTTTGCCCGCATCGGAGCCAAAGACGAGCTTGCCCTTGGCCAGAGCACCTTTATGGTGGAGATGGTAGAGTCGGCCAACATCCTGAACCACGCCACCGAGCGGTCGCTCGTGATCCTCGACGAAGTAGGGCGAGGGACGAGCACGTACGACGGTCTCGCCATCGCATGGGCGATGATCGAACACCTTGTCGATATTGGAGCGAAGACGCTCTTTGCCACCCACTACCACCAGCTCAACGCGTTGGCCGACCAGATGCCGACCGTGGCGAACTACCGGGTCGCGGTTGAAGAGTTCGGCGACGACATCGTGTGGACCCACCGGGTTCTCCCCGGCGGAACGGACCGAAGTTACGGAATCCACGTGGCCCGCATGGCGGGCGTACCCGCAGCGGTACTCAAGAGGTCGGCGGAGATCCTGGCCGAGCTTGAAGACAAATCGGAAGCGCCGCGGGCGATTCCCGCCACCACCCAAAGGCTGCAGCTTTCGCTTTTCGAGTTCGAGGAGCCGCCGGTGATGAAGGCGCTTCAGAAGCTGGACGTGAATCAGCTCACGCCGATCGAGGCGCTACGGCTCCTGGATGAATGGAAACGGAAGTTTGGGCGCTAG
- a CDS encoding tetratricopeptide repeat protein has protein sequence MNRLRISAVTAHMESKNRRGDDRRIAAQALRRAQMCLRDGDNAAAIVLTEKLLGDDPSHLGALEIQAKAQWKGGQYEPLLLTLQDLIRVNPYESGYHALRGAALQCLGRYGEATKAMERVEDSPEAAARIRDLQGWQSDLVIEMSRTDPVLRAHLRQNAAAACAARGFKIPAVRPLRAVARVAEPTSVQQRPS, from the coding sequence ATGAACCGCCTGCGCATTAGTGCAGTCACGGCCCATATGGAGAGCAAGAATCGGCGAGGGGACGACCGTCGAATAGCCGCGCAAGCGCTTCGCCGGGCTCAGATGTGCTTGCGAGATGGCGACAACGCGGCGGCGATCGTTCTCACCGAGAAGCTGTTAGGTGACGATCCCAGCCATCTTGGAGCTTTGGAGATCCAAGCGAAAGCCCAGTGGAAGGGGGGGCAATACGAACCGCTCCTTTTGACGTTGCAGGATCTGATCCGGGTGAACCCTTACGAATCGGGCTACCACGCCCTTCGCGGAGCCGCCCTCCAGTGCCTGGGCCGTTACGGCGAGGCGACGAAGGCGATGGAGCGGGTCGAAGATTCCCCCGAAGCCGCCGCGAGAATTCGGGACCTTCAAGGCTGGCAGTCCGACCTGGTCATAGAGATGTCGCGAACCGACCCGGTCCTCCGAGCTCACTTGCGCCAGAATGCCGCGGCGGCGTGCGCCGCGCGGGGGTTCAAGATTCCGGCCGTCCGCCCGCTCCGGGCAGTCGCGCGAGTTGCGGAGCCTACGTCCGTTCAGCAGAGACCCAGCTAA
- a CDS encoding lytic transglycosylase domain-containing protein, protein MNRLFPIVVLVAAAALAPAQSLSNYLRLRKEHHIAQASATNLVQSVVGTKVLEIQGTVKGSFRIGNKTTLVVERPEGGSLEVETDVVPDWMVGTESPARLLVKIIHPDEVAPLRVLMLGAAHEEEIRSIEIKPAKKKAGPPAPRTVASEGLRNSRSALFGPISRSGSRLVRQPGDRVVSLERAIPEYAAFIKRENRKLSDAEAVRMAQALVGFSDQYRVDPRLVVAIILAESGFDPNSVSHSGAVGLGQLMPGTARWMGVRNAFDSVDNLYGMIKLIRTHLDQYHRQTGEDFQSLVLTLAAYNAGEGAVRRYKGIPPYRETQHYVIKVIKKFIELRGYGM, encoded by the coding sequence ATGAACCGGCTTTTCCCCATCGTTGTTCTCGTCGCCGCCGCGGCTCTCGCGCCGGCGCAAAGCTTGTCGAATTACCTGCGGCTTCGCAAAGAGCATCACATCGCTCAAGCTTCCGCCACGAACCTCGTTCAGTCGGTCGTCGGCACCAAAGTTTTGGAGATCCAAGGAACCGTTAAGGGTTCGTTCCGAATCGGGAATAAGACGACGCTGGTCGTGGAGCGCCCGGAGGGCGGTTCGCTGGAGGTAGAGACCGACGTCGTGCCCGACTGGATGGTCGGTACCGAGAGCCCGGCTCGGTTGCTCGTCAAAATCATTCACCCCGATGAGGTGGCTCCGCTGCGGGTGCTGATGCTCGGTGCGGCGCACGAGGAAGAGATCCGCTCGATCGAGATAAAGCCGGCCAAAAAGAAAGCCGGTCCCCCGGCCCCGCGAACGGTCGCTTCAGAAGGTCTCCGCAACTCCCGGTCGGCATTGTTTGGACCGATCAGCCGGAGCGGTTCGCGGCTCGTGAGGCAACCCGGCGACCGGGTGGTTTCGCTGGAGCGGGCAATTCCGGAGTACGCCGCATTCATCAAGCGCGAGAATCGCAAGCTCAGCGACGCCGAAGCGGTTCGCATGGCTCAGGCGCTCGTGGGGTTCAGCGACCAGTATCGGGTCGACCCGCGATTAGTCGTCGCGATAATCTTGGCCGAGAGCGGCTTCGATCCAAACTCGGTCAGCCACAGCGGCGCCGTAGGTCTCGGGCAGCTCATGCCGGGAACGGCCCGGTGGATGGGGGTCCGAAACGCATTCGACAGCGTCGACAATCTGTACGGCATGATCAAACTGATCCGAACCCACCTGGATCAGTACCACCGCCAAACCGGCGAGGATTTTCAATCGCTGGTATTAACCTTGGCCGCCTACAACGCCGGCGAAGGGGCTGTCCGCCGCTACAAGGGGATCCCGCCCTACCGCGAGACGCAGCACTACGTGATCAAGGTGATCAAGAAGTTCATCGAGCTTCGCGGCTACGGCATGTAG